Proteins encoded in a region of the Massilia sp. UMI-21 genome:
- the tadA gene encoding Flp pilus assembly complex ATPase component TadA, with amino-acid sequence MARPEKIRLGEVLIQQKLLSEEQLNQALADQKRTGRKLGRVFVESGFVTEEQISGALARQMNIPYINLKFYNINAELVRLLPETAARRFRALVLEDRRETLLVGVSDPTDLFGYDEIARLLKKTVELAVVNETEVLGAIDRIYRRTDQITDFAREVEQDLGDTSIDFGALAANPGLEEAPIVKLLQSVFDDAAQVRASDIHIEPQDGRLQIRFRIDGVLHLQTEADIKVATPLALRLKLMADLDISEKRLPQDGRFAVKVRNQRIDVRISTMPTQYGESVVMRLLNQGGTTLRLDAIGMPPRIVERFRALVQRPNGLVLVTGPTGSGKTTTLYSALAELNSVEKKLITVEDPVEYRLKGINQVQVNDKIELSFARVLRSALRQDPDIVLVGEMRDQETAQIGLRAAMTGHLVLSTLHTNDAASTPLRLMDMGVPRYMVGGSLQAVLAQRLVRVICESCATPCRPTPAEVNWLRAELGEHAASTPFFHGKGCSHCNGTGFRGRTGVYELLEMTRAVTDAANHPDPAHFLKVAHAEMGGETLRRHGVSLAVQGRTTIAEAMRISNQQDD; translated from the coding sequence ATGGCAAGGCCGGAAAAAATTCGTCTGGGCGAGGTGCTGATCCAGCAGAAGCTGCTGTCGGAAGAGCAGCTGAACCAGGCGCTGGCGGACCAGAAGCGCACCGGGCGCAAGCTGGGGCGGGTGTTCGTCGAAAGCGGCTTCGTCACCGAAGAGCAGATTTCCGGCGCGCTGGCGCGCCAGATGAACATTCCGTACATCAACCTCAAGTTCTACAACATCAACGCCGAGCTGGTGCGCCTGCTGCCGGAAACCGCCGCGCGGCGCTTCCGCGCGCTGGTGCTGGAAGATCGCCGCGAGACCCTGCTGGTGGGGGTCTCCGACCCGACCGACCTGTTCGGCTACGACGAGATCGCGCGCCTGCTCAAGAAGACCGTCGAGCTGGCGGTGGTCAACGAGACCGAGGTTCTGGGCGCGATCGACCGCATCTACCGCCGCACCGACCAGATCACCGATTTCGCGCGCGAGGTCGAGCAGGACCTGGGCGACACCTCGATCGACTTCGGGGCGCTGGCCGCCAACCCCGGCCTGGAAGAGGCGCCGATCGTCAAGCTGCTGCAGTCGGTGTTCGACGACGCGGCCCAGGTGCGCGCCTCGGACATCCACATCGAGCCGCAGGACGGGCGCCTGCAGATCCGCTTCCGGATCGACGGCGTGCTGCACCTGCAGACCGAGGCCGACATCAAGGTGGCCACCCCGCTGGCGCTGCGCCTCAAGCTCATGGCCGATCTCGACATCTCCGAGAAGCGCCTGCCGCAGGACGGCCGCTTCGCGGTCAAGGTGCGCAACCAGCGCATCGACGTGCGTATCTCGACCATGCCGACCCAGTACGGCGAGTCGGTGGTCATGCGTCTGCTGAACCAGGGCGGCACCACGCTGCGCCTGGACGCGATCGGCATGCCGCCCCGCATCGTCGAGCGCTTCCGCGCCCTGGTGCAGCGGCCGAACGGCCTGGTGCTGGTGACCGGCCCCACCGGCAGCGGCAAGACCACCACCCTGTACAGCGCGCTGGCCGAGCTGAACTCGGTCGAGAAGAAGCTGATCACGGTCGAGGACCCGGTCGAATACCGCCTGAAAGGCATCAACCAGGTGCAGGTGAACGACAAGATCGAGCTCTCGTTCGCGCGCGTGCTGCGCTCCGCGCTGCGCCAGGACCCGGACATCGTGCTGGTCGGCGAGATGCGCGACCAGGAAACCGCCCAGATCGGCCTGCGCGCCGCGATGACCGGCCACCTGGTGCTGTCGACCCTGCACACCAACGACGCCGCCTCGACCCCGCTGCGCCTGATGGACATGGGGGTGCCGCGCTACATGGTGGGCGGTTCGCTGCAGGCGGTGCTGGCCCAGCGCCTGGTGCGCGTGATCTGCGAAAGCTGCGCCACGCCCTGCCGGCCGACGCCGGCCGAGGTGAACTGGCTGCGCGCCGAGCTGGGCGAGCATGCGGCCAGCACCCCGTTCTTCCACGGAAAGGGCTGCTCGCACTGTAACGGCACCGGTTTCCGCGGCCGTACCGGCGTCTACGAGCTGCTCGAGATGACGCGCGCCGTCACCGATGCCGCCAACCATCCGGACCCGGCCCACTTCCTGAAGGTGGCGCACGCCGAGATGGGCGGCGAGACCTTGCGCCGGCACGGCGTGAGCCTGGCGGTGCAGGGCCGTACCACCATCGCCGAGGCGATGCGGATCAGCAACCAGCAAGACGACTGA
- a CDS encoding type II secretion system F family protein has translation MPYFSYKARNAAGELLQGILEGADSGAIADQLFGSGATPVEINPSRKGPGAKEGADGLLARLNEKKITSIDVQLFSRQIYTLLKSGVPIMRGLAGLQESSINKSFGKVIKDLRESLDAGRELSSAMGRHPKVFNTFYLSMVRVGEMTGRLEEVFLRLFDHLEFDRDMRERVKTALRYPSFVVIAMAIAMVIVNVFVIPQFASVFKTFNAELPLMTRLLLASSNFTVAYWPAMLAMALGAVFGFRAWVGTPGGRMAWDRHKLRLPIAGKIIHKATMARFARSFALSTRSGVPIVQALTVVSQTADNAYLSARIEGMRDGVERGESILRTSTAANVFTPIVLQMIAVGEESGSLDELMDEIAQMYEREVDYELKTLSSQIEPILITFLGVMVLVLALGIFLPIWDLGKAALHGG, from the coding sequence ATGCCCTATTTTTCCTACAAGGCGCGCAACGCCGCCGGCGAACTGCTGCAGGGCATCCTGGAAGGCGCCGACAGCGGCGCCATCGCCGACCAGCTGTTCGGCAGCGGCGCCACGCCGGTCGAGATCAACCCCAGCCGCAAGGGACCGGGCGCGAAAGAAGGCGCCGATGGACTGCTGGCGCGCCTGAACGAAAAGAAGATCACCTCGATCGACGTGCAGCTGTTCAGCCGCCAGATCTATACCCTGCTCAAGTCCGGGGTGCCGATCATGCGCGGCCTGGCCGGCCTGCAGGAATCGAGCATCAACAAATCCTTCGGCAAGGTGATCAAGGACCTGCGCGAGTCGCTCGACGCCGGCCGCGAGCTGTCGAGCGCGATGGGGCGCCATCCGAAGGTCTTCAACACCTTCTACCTGTCGATGGTGAGGGTGGGGGAGATGACCGGCCGCCTGGAAGAGGTCTTCCTGCGCTTGTTCGACCACCTCGAGTTCGACCGCGACATGCGCGAGCGGGTCAAGACCGCGCTGCGCTATCCGAGCTTCGTGGTGATCGCGATGGCGATCGCCATGGTCATCGTCAACGTGTTCGTGATTCCCCAGTTCGCCTCGGTGTTCAAGACCTTCAATGCCGAGCTGCCCTTGATGACCCGGCTCCTGCTGGCGAGCTCGAACTTCACGGTCGCCTACTGGCCCGCCATGCTGGCCATGGCGCTAGGGGCCGTGTTCGGCTTTCGCGCCTGGGTCGGCACGCCCGGGGGAAGGATGGCCTGGGACAGGCATAAACTGCGTCTGCCGATCGCGGGCAAGATCATCCACAAGGCGACCATGGCGCGCTTCGCGCGCAGTTTCGCGCTCTCGACCCGCAGCGGGGTGCCGATCGTGCAGGCGCTGACGGTGGTCTCGCAGACCGCCGACAACGCCTACCTGAGCGCGCGCATCGAAGGCATGCGCGACGGCGTGGAACGCGGCGAGAGCATCCTGCGCACCTCGACCGCCGCCAATGTGTTCACCCCGATCGTGCTGCAGATGATCGCGGTAGGCGAGGAATCCGGCTCGCTCGACGAGCTGATGGACGAGATCGCGCAGATGTACGAGCGCGAGGTCGACTACGAGCTCAAGACGCTGTCGAGCCAGATCGAACCGATCCTGATCACCTTCCTGGGCGTGATGGTGCTGGTGCTGGCGCTCGGCATCTTCCTGCCGATCTGGGACCTGGGCAAGGCTGCCCTGCACGGAGGCTGA
- a CDS encoding type II secretion system protein, producing MKNYSSKSAQGGFTLIELIVVIVILGILAATALPKFASLGADARAASLKAAQGSLNSSAAVFHAKWLLDSSVNSIKVEGTTVAITNGYPSASAAFATAAGLKAEDYTISTAGGVLTISPLKIPTAARQTCKVTYTPATAAVAPLVKLDVTKCE from the coding sequence ATGAAAAATTATTCCAGCAAAAGCGCGCAGGGCGGCTTCACCCTGATCGAACTGATCGTCGTGATCGTCATCCTGGGCATCCTGGCCGCTACCGCGCTGCCGAAGTTCGCCAGCCTCGGCGCCGATGCGCGCGCCGCGTCGCTCAAGGCCGCCCAGGGTTCGCTCAATTCCTCGGCGGCGGTCTTCCATGCCAAGTGGCTGCTGGATTCGAGCGTGAACAGCATCAAGGTCGAAGGCACCACCGTCGCCATCACCAACGGCTATCCGAGCGCATCGGCCGCCTTCGCCACTGCCGCCGGCCTGAAGGCGGAGGACTACACCATCAGCACCGCAGGTGGTGTGCTGACGATTTCCCCGCTCAAGATCCCGACCGCGGCAAGGCAGACCTGCAAGGTGACCTACACGCCCGCGACCGCCGCCGTGGCGCCGCTCGTCAAGCTCGACGTGACCAAGTGCGAGTAA
- a CDS encoding type II secretion system protein, with product MAVPPRHARRNPDRARLILLSNRFRSRPARRARGFTMVELVIVMVLIGILGAIAAGRFFDRGGFDAAAFADQTRALLRYGQKLAIARNSPVYVLLGGQRVALCATQPHGGCPLLGRVVAPGGNVGDPASATRCGDERWYCLGLPDGVQISLSVPMTEFGFDALGRPIATSGSFGGLAMTVTGQGERHSVSVEPETGYVR from the coding sequence ATGGCTGTCCCACCGCGTCATGCCCGGCGAAATCCCGATCGAGCCCGTTTGATCCTCCTTTCGAACCGATTCCGCTCGCGTCCGGCACGCCGGGCGCGCGGCTTCACGATGGTCGAACTGGTCATCGTGATGGTCCTCATCGGCATCCTCGGCGCCATCGCGGCGGGGCGCTTCTTCGACCGCGGCGGCTTCGACGCCGCCGCCTTCGCCGACCAGACCCGGGCGCTGCTGCGCTACGGCCAGAAGCTGGCCATCGCGCGCAATTCCCCGGTCTACGTCCTGCTCGGCGGCCAGCGCGTCGCGCTGTGCGCCACGCAGCCGCACGGCGGCTGTCCTCTCCTCGGCCGCGTCGTCGCCCCCGGCGGCAACGTGGGCGACCCGGCGTCCGCCACCCGGTGCGGCGACGAGCGCTGGTACTGCCTCGGCCTGCCCGATGGCGTGCAGATCTCGCTGTCGGTCCCGATGACCGAATTCGGTTTCGACGCCCTCGGGCGTCCAATCGCCACCAGCGGCAGCTTCGGCGGCCTCGCCATGACCGTCACCGGCCAGGGCGAGCGCCACAGCGTGTCGGTCGAGCCGGAAACCGGCTATGTACGCTAG
- a CDS encoding type II secretion system protein — protein sequence MYARPPRAGRQSGLTLIELIMFILIVGVALAGIIGVLSLTTKASADPLRRKQALMIAEGLLEEVRLARFTFCDPSAGRAGDDTVTGSAECDVPENWGPEAGGSRPYDNINDYVSAAGKAANSFNDAQGRLADANGTPMNLGGYSATVTVTPQALGGIAVPNAGAADADALRIRVEVRYGGEAVVLDGYRTRYAPNFP from the coding sequence ATGTACGCTAGGCCGCCGCGCGCCGGACGCCAGTCCGGCCTGACCCTGATCGAACTGATCATGTTCATCCTGATCGTCGGGGTGGCGCTGGCCGGCATCATCGGTGTCCTCAGCCTCACCACCAAGGCAAGTGCGGACCCGCTGCGCCGCAAGCAGGCCCTGATGATCGCCGAAGGCCTGCTCGAGGAAGTCCGCCTGGCGCGTTTCACGTTCTGCGACCCCAGCGCCGGCCGGGCCGGCGACGACACGGTGACGGGCAGCGCCGAATGCGACGTGCCCGAGAACTGGGGGCCGGAGGCGGGAGGCAGCCGCCCCTACGACAACATCAACGACTACGTGAGCGCAGCCGGCAAGGCCGCGAACAGCTTCAACGACGCCCAGGGCCGGCTGGCCGACGCCAACGGCACGCCGATGAACCTGGGCGGCTACAGCGCCACGGTCACGGTGACGCCGCAAGCGCTCGGCGGCATCGCCGTTCCCAACGCCGGCGCGGCCGACGCCGACGCGCTGCGCATCCGGGTCGAAGTGCGCTACGGCGGCGAGGCCGTGGTGCTCGACGGCTACCGCACGCGCTACGCGCCGAATTTCCCATGA
- a CDS encoding prepilin-type N-terminal cleavage/methylation domain-containing protein, with product MMPLRAPTRARRAGGFTLVEAILVIVIIGIIGAIVAVFIRAPVQGYVDSAERAAASDEADLALRRIARDLRLALPNSVRVSGDGSAIEFLLTSTGGRYLAVEDDVPGLPPLDFDDPGQRQFAVIGGTMQPIQVGNYIVVYNLGEGIPPSDAYRYRGGIDAANGFDINIARVSGVDLGNPDIPLVTLEDNPFARQSVPMPSPGRRFQVVTTPVTYRCAPMADGGLALVRHWDYPIAALQSAPPQGGARQASIATRVDACGGIFQYGSDASRRSGLIVLNLPLRVRSGGVNSVLRLVHQVHVDNTP from the coding sequence ATGATGCCGCTGCGCGCGCCGACCCGGGCCCGCCGCGCAGGCGGCTTCACGCTGGTCGAGGCGATCCTGGTGATCGTCATCATCGGCATCATCGGCGCCATCGTCGCCGTGTTCATCCGCGCGCCGGTCCAGGGCTACGTCGACAGCGCGGAGCGCGCGGCGGCCTCGGACGAAGCCGACCTGGCGCTGCGCCGCATCGCGCGCGACCTGCGCCTGGCCCTGCCCAACAGCGTCCGCGTCAGCGGCGACGGCAGCGCCATCGAATTCCTGCTCACCTCGACCGGGGGGCGCTACCTCGCGGTCGAGGACGACGTGCCCGGCCTGCCGCCGCTCGACTTCGACGACCCCGGCCAGCGCCAGTTCGCGGTCATCGGCGGCACCATGCAGCCGATCCAGGTCGGGAACTACATCGTGGTGTACAACCTGGGGGAGGGCATCCCGCCCTCGGACGCCTATCGCTACCGGGGCGGGATCGACGCCGCCAATGGCTTCGACATCAACATCGCCCGCGTGAGCGGGGTCGACCTGGGCAACCCGGACATTCCCCTGGTGACGCTCGAGGACAACCCCTTCGCGCGCCAGTCGGTGCCCATGCCCTCGCCGGGCCGGCGCTTCCAGGTGGTGACCACGCCGGTGACCTACCGTTGCGCGCCCATGGCCGACGGCGGCCTGGCGCTGGTGCGCCACTGGGATTACCCGATCGCCGCGCTGCAATCCGCGCCGCCCCAGGGCGGCGCGCGCCAGGCGAGTATCGCCACCCGCGTGGATGCCTGCGGCGGCATCTTCCAGTACGGAAGCGACGCCAGCCGGCGCAGCGGCCTGATCGTCCTGAACCTGCCGCTGCGCGTGCGCAGCGGCGGCGTGAACAGCGTGTTGCGCCTGGTACACCAGGTGCATGTCGACAATACGCCATGA
- a CDS encoding pilus assembly PilX N-terminal domain-containing protein has translation MKTNPFHPRRVRRCAGVGLVTAIFLLVVLAGLAVAAVRISSVQQASSSLDLDGARAYQAARAGIEWGLYQRLRNNACPNQSFALPADSALARFTVSVTCTQVDGPLDAAGSTANTTRWRIVAVACNAPVGGVCTSAALGGGPDFVRRRLEVLL, from the coding sequence ATGAAGACCAACCCATTCCATCCGCGCCGTGTGCGCCGTTGTGCCGGTGTCGGACTCGTCACCGCCATCTTCCTGCTGGTCGTGCTGGCGGGCCTGGCCGTGGCCGCCGTCCGCATCTCCAGCGTACAGCAGGCCAGCTCCAGCCTGGACCTGGACGGCGCGCGCGCCTACCAGGCCGCGCGGGCCGGTATCGAATGGGGCTTGTACCAGCGCCTGCGCAACAATGCCTGCCCGAACCAGAGCTTCGCGCTGCCGGCCGACAGCGCGCTGGCGCGCTTCACGGTGAGCGTCACCTGCACCCAGGTCGACGGACCGCTTGATGCCGCCGGCAGCACTGCGAACACCACGCGCTGGCGCATCGTGGCGGTCGCCTGCAACGCGCCGGTCGGCGGCGTCTGCACCAGCGCCGCCCTGGGCGGCGGCCCCGATTTCGTGCGGCGCCGGCTGGAGGTGCTGCTATGA
- a CDS encoding agglutinin biogenesis protein MshI, which produces MRFFRKAKKKDGWLAIAVQRDGLAAACVKPGQDKPLVRFAHFLPGQPDAGVLEKAGREGHAEQYRCATLLGGGEYQVISVEAPNVPQEELRTAIKWRLKDILDFPVTDATVDVLDIPLDAAAQGRAQQSVFAVAARNSVIRPRQKLFLDAKVELQVIDIPEMAQRNISAMLEPEGRGVAMLSFGDDGGLLTVSYRGQLYLSRRFDLTLDQLLDTDHERKHAGFDRITLELQRSLDHFERQFSFVSVSKLVLAPSTVEGLEEYLSSNLYMPVDSLDLGTVFDLARTPELADKALQQRFFLALGAALRTERSA; this is translated from the coding sequence ATGCGTTTTTTTAGAAAAGCCAAGAAGAAGGATGGGTGGTTGGCCATTGCCGTGCAGCGCGATGGACTGGCTGCCGCGTGCGTCAAGCCCGGCCAGGACAAGCCGCTGGTCCGCTTTGCGCATTTCCTTCCGGGGCAGCCCGATGCCGGCGTGCTGGAAAAGGCCGGACGCGAGGGCCATGCCGAGCAGTATCGCTGCGCGACCCTGCTCGGTGGCGGCGAGTACCAGGTGATCAGTGTCGAGGCGCCCAATGTGCCGCAGGAAGAACTGCGTACGGCGATCAAGTGGCGCCTGAAAGACATTCTCGATTTCCCGGTGACCGATGCCACGGTCGACGTGCTCGACATCCCGCTGGACGCCGCCGCGCAAGGACGCGCCCAGCAGTCGGTATTCGCCGTCGCCGCGCGCAATAGCGTGATCCGCCCGCGCCAGAAGCTGTTCCTCGACGCCAAGGTCGAGCTGCAGGTGATCGATATCCCCGAAATGGCCCAACGCAACATCTCGGCCATGCTCGAACCGGAAGGGCGCGGCGTCGCCATGCTCTCGTTCGGCGACGACGGCGGCTTGCTGACGGTCTCGTACCGCGGCCAGCTCTACCTGTCGCGCCGGTTCGATCTCACCCTCGACCAGCTGCTCGATACCGACCACGAGCGCAAGCACGCGGGCTTCGACCGCATCACCCTGGAATTGCAGCGTTCGCTGGATCACTTCGAGCGCCAGTTTTCCTTTGTCAGCGTGTCGAAGCTGGTCCTGGCGCCATCGACCGTCGAGGGCCTGGAGGAATATCTCTCGAGTAACCTCTACATGCCGGTCGACAGCCTCGACCTGGGCACGGTGTTCGACCTGGCACGCACGCCCGAGCTGGCCGACAAGGCGCTGCAGCAGCGTTTCTTCCTGGCCCTCGGCGCGGCATTGCGGACGGAGCGGAGCGCATGA
- a CDS encoding PilN domain-containing protein: MPPPQQINLFNPAFQPQKKLLSAPMMGLALLVLAAGMAVLAVGLDMRTTRMRQEAESGADSLARKQARLATVTTEFAPRTKSAELDAEIAQADVRLAALRHVSGVLERGELGDVNGYAGYFRALARQGVPGLWLTGVTVAGSNIGIRGRTLDPKLVPAYINRLTQEPLMQGKSFASLQIGQAEPVQVTGADGKALPAPAPYVEFSLQSVAEAPQP; this comes from the coding sequence ATGCCGCCGCCGCAGCAGATCAACCTGTTCAACCCGGCCTTCCAACCCCAGAAGAAGTTGCTGAGCGCGCCGATGATGGGCCTTGCCCTGCTGGTGCTGGCGGCCGGGATGGCGGTGCTGGCCGTCGGCCTGGACATGCGCACCACCCGCATGCGGCAAGAGGCCGAGTCCGGGGCCGACAGCCTGGCGCGCAAGCAGGCGCGCCTGGCGACGGTGACTACCGAGTTCGCCCCGCGTACCAAGAGCGCGGAGCTGGACGCCGAGATCGCGCAGGCCGACGTGCGCCTGGCCGCCCTGCGCCACGTATCCGGCGTACTCGAGCGTGGCGAGCTGGGCGACGTCAATGGTTACGCCGGCTACTTCCGGGCCCTGGCGCGCCAGGGTGTGCCCGGCCTGTGGCTGACCGGCGTGACGGTCGCCGGCAGCAATATCGGCATCAGGGGTCGGACGCTCGATCCGAAGCTGGTGCCCGCCTATATCAATCGCCTGACCCAGGAGCCGCTGATGCAGGGCAAGTCCTTTGCAAGCCTGCAGATCGGCCAGGCCGAGCCGGTCCAGGTGACCGGCGCCGACGGCAAGGCGCTGCCCGCGCCGGCGCCCTACGTCGAGTTCAGCCTGCAGTCCGTGGCGGAGGCGCCGCAGCCATGA
- the mshL gene encoding pilus (MSHA type) biogenesis protein MshL, which yields MRTSFLIPAFAMLLAACQTARNTDTYDAIGRELANANSQPAAAPALDDAVAKALLPPASALATQLPKARPALEERFNVSFNNVPAQQFFRSIVAGTRYNMLVHPEVSGSISANLKDVTLAETLEAVKEMYGYDYKIDGARITIRPLTMQTRMFHVNYLTAQRRGSSNLRVSSTSVADANRNGNDGNNQNNQNVQNNQNGPNNGGNQNGGNAVQLESTDVSTTSLNDFWADLKAAIDAIVGSKEGGRSVVVSPQSGVLVIRAMPDELRNVDMYLKATQLSVDRQVILEAKILEVELNDRFQSGINWATFASFRSSHANRVSGGMISPGANLAPLPYEGGQPAVIANGSGLQASTGFSLSQAATAAGSLFGFAFQTNNFAALISFLESQGTVHVLSSPRIAAVNNQKAVLKIGTDEFFVTGVTTTTNSTTTGNTITPSVTLQPFFSGVVLDVTPQIDDKGNILLHVHPSVSQVTTVNKGVDLGSAGTLNLPLAASSTSELDSIVRGQNGRVVAIGGLMRQASSGDTDQLPGADRLPVLGALFRNKNRVNQKRELVVLIKPTIVEGANDWSQDLLDTTRRIDRLNPAGQGITRSERR from the coding sequence ATGCGGACATCCTTCCTGATCCCTGCCTTTGCCATGCTGCTGGCCGCTTGCCAGACCGCCCGCAACACCGACACCTATGACGCGATCGGGCGCGAACTGGCAAACGCCAACAGCCAGCCGGCTGCGGCCCCGGCGCTGGACGACGCCGTCGCCAAGGCCTTGCTGCCGCCGGCGAGCGCCCTGGCCACCCAGCTGCCCAAGGCCCGGCCGGCGCTCGAGGAACGCTTCAATGTGTCGTTCAACAACGTCCCGGCGCAGCAGTTCTTCCGCTCGATCGTGGCCGGCACCCGCTACAACATGCTGGTGCACCCCGAGGTCAGCGGCAGCATCAGCGCCAACCTGAAGGACGTGACCCTGGCCGAGACCCTCGAAGCGGTCAAGGAAATGTACGGCTACGACTACAAGATCGACGGCGCCCGCATCACGATTCGTCCCTTGACGATGCAGACGCGGATGTTTCATGTGAACTACCTGACGGCCCAGCGTCGCGGCAGCTCGAACCTGCGCGTGAGCTCGACGTCGGTGGCCGACGCCAACCGCAATGGCAACGACGGCAACAACCAGAACAACCAGAACGTCCAGAACAACCAGAACGGGCCGAACAACGGCGGCAACCAGAACGGCGGCAACGCGGTACAGCTGGAGAGCACCGACGTCAGCACGACCTCGCTGAACGATTTCTGGGCCGACCTGAAGGCCGCGATCGACGCCATCGTCGGCTCGAAGGAGGGCGGGCGCAGCGTGGTGGTCAGCCCGCAGTCCGGCGTGCTGGTGATCCGCGCCATGCCCGACGAGCTGCGCAATGTCGACATGTACCTGAAGGCGACCCAACTGTCGGTGGACCGCCAGGTCATCCTGGAGGCGAAGATCCTGGAGGTCGAGCTGAACGACCGCTTCCAGAGCGGCATCAACTGGGCCACGTTCGCTTCGTTCCGCAGTTCGCACGCCAATCGCGTCTCGGGCGGCATGATCTCGCCGGGCGCCAACCTGGCGCCGCTGCCGTACGAAGGCGGGCAGCCGGCCGTCATCGCCAACGGCAGCGGCCTGCAGGCCAGCACCGGATTCTCGCTGTCGCAGGCCGCCACGGCGGCCGGATCGCTGTTCGGTTTCGCCTTCCAGACCAATAACTTCGCGGCCCTGATTTCCTTCCTGGAGTCGCAGGGCACGGTCCACGTGCTGTCCAGCCCGCGCATCGCGGCGGTGAACAACCAGAAGGCCGTGCTCAAGATCGGTACCGACGAGTTCTTCGTCACCGGCGTGACCACCACCACCAACAGCACCACGACCGGCAACACCATCACGCCGAGCGTCACCCTGCAGCCCTTCTTCTCGGGCGTGGTGCTGGACGTGACGCCGCAGATCGACGACAAGGGCAACATCCTGCTGCACGTGCACCCGTCGGTGAGCCAGGTGACGACCGTGAACAAGGGCGTCGACCTGGGCAGCGCCGGCACCCTGAACCTGCCCCTGGCGGCATCGAGCACGTCGGAACTGGACAGCATCGTGCGCGGGCAGAACGGCCGCGTGGTCGCGATCGGCGGCCTGATGCGCCAGGCCTCGAGCGGCGACACCGACCAGCTGCCCGGCGCCGACAGGCTGCCGGTGCTGGGGGCCCTGTTCCGCAACAAGAACCGGGTCAACCAGAAGCGCGAACTGGTGGTGCTGATCAAGCCGACGATCGTCGAGGGCGCCAACGACTGGAGCCAGGACCTGCTCGACACCACGCGCCGCATCGATCGCCTGAACCCGGCGGGGCAGGGCATCACGCGCTCGGAGCGCAGGTAA
- a CDS encoding AAA family ATPase, with translation MYAAHFGLRELPFGITPDTSFFFGSPRSQEALNTLLVAARGGEGFIKITGEVGTGKTLLCRKFMATLGEGVVTAYIPNPYLEPRTLMLALADELEVELERDVDQHQLLKAINHRLLELAGRGLQVVLCLDEAQAIPVESLEALRLLTNLETEKRKLLQIVLFGQPELNRKLALEQIRQLAQRITFHYHLGPLGRDDLDYYVAHRLRVAGFSGARLFSHAAIRRLYKSSGGVPRLVNILAHKSLMLAFGQGKQQVSSAHVITAALDTVGAKRRMWPGLAVGGALAGAVAGMAWAFVR, from the coding sequence ATGTACGCGGCACATTTCGGCCTGCGCGAACTGCCGTTCGGGATCACGCCGGACACCAGCTTCTTCTTCGGTAGTCCGCGCTCGCAGGAGGCGCTCAACACCCTGCTGGTGGCGGCGCGCGGCGGCGAAGGCTTCATCAAGATCACCGGCGAAGTCGGCACCGGCAAGACGCTGCTGTGCCGCAAGTTCATGGCGACCCTCGGCGAGGGTGTCGTCACCGCCTACATCCCGAATCCCTACCTGGAGCCGCGTACCCTGATGCTGGCCCTGGCCGACGAGCTGGAAGTCGAACTCGAACGCGATGTCGACCAGCACCAGCTGCTCAAGGCGATCAACCATCGTCTGCTCGAGCTCGCCGGGCGCGGCCTGCAGGTCGTGTTGTGCCTGGACGAGGCGCAGGCGATTCCGGTGGAAAGCCTGGAGGCGCTGCGCCTGCTGACCAACCTGGAAACCGAGAAGCGCAAGCTGCTGCAGATCGTGCTGTTCGGACAGCCGGAACTGAACCGCAAGCTGGCGCTCGAGCAGATCCGTCAGCTGGCCCAGCGCATTACCTTTCACTATCACCTGGGGCCGCTCGGCCGCGACGACCTGGATTACTACGTGGCGCACCGCCTGCGCGTGGCCGGCTTCAGCGGCGCGCGGCTGTTCTCGCACGCCGCGATCCGGCGGCTGTACAAGAGCAGCGGCGGGGTGCCGCGCCTGGTGAACATCCTGGCGCACAAGTCGCTGATGCTGGCCTTCGGGCAGGGCAAGCAGCAGGTGAGCAGCGCCCATGTCATCACTGCGGCGCTGGATACGGTCGGTGCGAAGCGGCGCATGTGGCCCGGGTTGGCGGTCGGAGGCGCGCTGGCGGGCGCCGTGGCCGGCATGGCGTGGGCCTTCGTACGATGA